One genomic region from Natrinema caseinilyticum encodes:
- a CDS encoding CBS domain-containing protein, translated as MELPTPADLRQRRTELELTQSELAEKADVSQPLIARIEGGDVDPRLSTLRRIVNALEKAENDVIRAEDLMNEAVVSVSPDDPVKEAAQKMEEEAYSQLAVIQDGIPVGSISQTDLVHLDSEDRDEPVEQHMSESFPTVSKDATSDEISNLLEHYKAVMITQAGETVGIITEADIAARLS; from the coding sequence ATGGAACTCCCGACGCCCGCGGACCTCAGACAGCGCCGTACCGAACTCGAACTCACCCAGAGCGAACTCGCCGAGAAAGCCGACGTCTCTCAGCCGCTGATCGCCCGCATCGAGGGCGGCGACGTCGATCCCCGCCTGTCGACGCTCCGACGGATCGTCAACGCCCTCGAGAAGGCAGAGAACGACGTCATCCGCGCGGAGGATTTGATGAACGAGGCCGTCGTCAGCGTCTCTCCCGACGACCCCGTCAAGGAAGCCGCCCAAAAGATGGAAGAGGAGGCCTATTCGCAACTCGCGGTCATCCAGGACGGCATTCCCGTCGGTTCGATCAGTCAGACCGATCTGGTCCATCTCGACTCCGAAGATCGAGACGAGCCCGTCGAGCAACACATGAGCGAAAGCTTTCCGACCGTCTCGAAAGATGCCACGTCGGACGAGATTAGCAACCTGCTCGAACACTACAAGGCGGTGATGATCACCCAGGCCGGCGAAACCGTCGGCATCATCACCGAGGCGGACATCGCTGCGCGGTTGTCCTGA
- a CDS encoding helix-turn-helix transcriptional regulator: MSTDVGTPEGANARELVHFVTQRTRFALLTNIVQHPAQLPSMYELEQLNPSVSEATVYKHVQKLVDAGVVEAVSLPEDERQQGYPWKFYRLTDEGRAFLAEHNLLEAEETLQRIYETISDKSDKMVRYENAPRPDVDT, encoded by the coding sequence ATGAGTACCGATGTGGGGACTCCCGAGGGGGCGAACGCGCGCGAACTCGTCCACTTCGTCACCCAGCGGACGCGCTTCGCGCTCCTGACCAATATCGTCCAGCATCCGGCGCAACTCCCGTCGATGTACGAACTCGAGCAACTGAATCCGAGCGTGAGCGAGGCGACGGTGTACAAACACGTACAGAAGCTCGTCGACGCCGGCGTCGTCGAGGCGGTCTCGCTGCCCGAGGACGAGCGCCAGCAGGGGTACCCCTGGAAATTCTATCGGCTGACCGACGAGGGCCGGGCGTTCCTCGCGGAACACAACCTGCTCGAGGCCGAGGAAACCCTCCAGCGCATCTACGAGACGATTTCCGATAAGTCCGACAAAATGGTCCGGTACGAGAACGCCCCTCGCCCCGACGTCGACACCTGA
- a CDS encoding DUF555 domain-containing protein — protein sequence MGNYLVAMEAAWLVRDVEAIDDAIGVAVSEAGKRLNSEDMDYVEVEVGATGCPACGEPFDSAFIAADTALVGLGLEMEVFNADSEEHASRIAKSEVGGALRDVPLSVVEIAEVPEDE from the coding sequence ATGGGTAATTATCTCGTCGCGATGGAAGCCGCATGGCTCGTTCGTGACGTCGAAGCGATCGACGACGCGATTGGCGTCGCCGTCAGCGAAGCCGGAAAGCGACTCAACAGCGAAGACATGGACTACGTCGAAGTCGAGGTGGGCGCGACGGGCTGTCCGGCCTGCGGCGAGCCGTTCGACTCCGCGTTTATCGCGGCCGACACCGCACTCGTCGGACTCGGCCTCGAGATGGAAGTCTTCAACGCGGACAGCGAGGAACACGCCTCTCGCATCGCGAAGAGCGAGGTCGGCGGTGCGCTGCGGGACGTTCCGCTGTCGGTCGTCGAGATCGCAGAGGTCCCCGAAGACGAGTAA
- the psmB gene encoding archaeal proteasome endopeptidase complex subunit beta, translating into MRTPTHDSDFSRTVNQLADDPNPYEPEVGSLPQNDLTRADLENVNKTGTTTIGISTADGVVIATDMRASLGGRFVSNKNVQKVEQIHPTGALTLVGSVGGAQSFISTLRAEVNLYEARRGERMNIDALATLAGNFARGGPFFAIHPILGGVDEEGSHVYSIDPAGGVMEDDYTVTGSGMQLAYGHLEQSYEPDMSNEEAKTVAARGIKSAVERDTGSGNGVFLCEITDEGVDIHGHHDFDEVL; encoded by the coding sequence ATGCGTACGCCTACACACGACTCCGACTTTTCTCGGACCGTCAACCAGTTGGCCGACGATCCGAATCCCTACGAACCGGAGGTCGGTTCCCTCCCACAGAACGATCTGACGCGGGCCGACCTCGAGAACGTGAACAAAACCGGAACGACCACCATCGGGATTTCCACCGCCGACGGTGTCGTCATCGCCACTGATATGCGCGCCAGCCTCGGCGGTCGGTTCGTCTCGAACAAGAACGTCCAGAAGGTCGAACAGATCCACCCGACCGGCGCGCTCACGCTCGTCGGAAGCGTCGGCGGTGCCCAGTCGTTCATCTCGACGCTCCGCGCCGAGGTCAACCTCTACGAGGCGCGTCGCGGCGAACGGATGAACATCGACGCGCTGGCGACGCTCGCGGGCAACTTCGCTCGCGGTGGCCCGTTCTTCGCCATCCACCCGATCCTCGGCGGTGTCGACGAGGAAGGAAGCCACGTCTACAGCATCGACCCCGCCGGCGGCGTCATGGAAGACGATTACACCGTCACCGGCAGCGGAATGCAACTCGCGTACGGTCACTTAGAGCAGTCCTACGAACCGGACATGTCCAACGAGGAGGCAAAGACGGTCGCAGCCCGCGGCATCAAATCCGCCGTCGAGCGCGATACCGGCTCCGGAAACGGCGTCTTCCTCTGTGAGATCACCGACGAGGGCGTCGATATCCACGGTCACCACGACTTCGACGAAGTGCTGTAA